Below is a window of Drosophila willistoni isolate 14030-0811.24 chromosome XR unlocalized genomic scaffold, UCI_dwil_1.1 Seg144, whole genome shotgun sequence DNA.
GTTCACTATTTGCCAGATGGCCAAATTGCACGCGTTCCAAAACGAAAGCCATTTCCTCAGACCGGGAATATGAGGCGATTTTTGATGCCTCGTACACACGAAATTGATTCATGATACCCATAAGGACTGGCTAAATAAAATTAGAATTCAAAAATCGCATTTAGTATAAGCATATAAACATACGTTGAATCCCTTACATCAGCCGATTTTGAATCTATGGTCGTTATCCACACCTGGGAGGTGCCCGTCCAGGTGAGCTTATGTTGGTAGAGACGCTGACGCGAATCGGCAGCTTCTTCGAAGCTGGGTAATGTCAAAATAGCCGCCAATCCCCCACCATAGAGAGTGGTTAGAATAATATCAATCATATAGCTGGCCAAGAGGATAGTGCGTAGGGTATACGATACGGTTATATAAGATGTACTTTGATTCACAAAAAGTTTCAATGTGCTAACACAAGCAAATTGAATACTTTTGGCCCAACCTTGCCAACCTTGGCTTGACCCTGTTTTACCAGTCACCATTGTATCCTCAAAGCGGCGAGCGATTGCAAGAGCCAGCGACTCCATCACGAGACATAACATTACAGAGAGCCATAACATGGCCTGAAAGGGTTCCAATGGCAATGCCCAATTAATTCGACGATTTGGACTCGGCACCAGGCAGGTAACAGCCGATCGACCTAAGAAATGCGTCATATCCAAGGTCTGATAGGCCTCAAGCCTGAACATAAGAGGAAAACCCAttgaaatataaaacaaaagctCTCTGTCTTAGACCTCAAGTTACCATAAATACATCCCACCAATGCCGAAGTCGTTACGTCTGTCCATGATCATGCCCACTAGACCAAGGCCAGTTGCATTTGGATAAACATAGCCCCAATCGGACGTCTCAGCTGGAATTGAAATAGATTAGTAAATAAACCCAAAGATTACAATTTTATATGTTGGCCTAAAGCCAAGCTCTGTAAATGgacaacaaaaaatagaaatatatttCACTTGTCCTTGTAGCCACAATTCCTGTCCTTCtagtttcagttttcttctttctAGAATTTAGAATATTGTCTTCATTtgggaatatatatatttaaacaaatttcacAACAATTGGCTTATTTGAACTTGAGATTTTAGGActtgaaaactatttttgtGTAGAATTCTTcaaataaaaagaactttGAAACTACTTTTAGACATATTaacaatttattatatattattattgattaactattaaaagatttaaaaaaaaaataaagtaaaataaattctaaaatcATTCTTCATTCTATTCTTCAAAACACAAATCCTTGACTTGCTAATTTCGAAtggaaaatttataaaatcatttttatgtttatcttgatagttttatttgcatgaactatttttgaaaaacgaaGTATTTCGATATCGTTTACTTGATATCATGTGtcaacaattaaaattagACTACATGTGTATTATTTAGTAGGCTTTTTCGAG
It encodes the following:
- the LOC6638937 gene encoding uncharacterized protein LOC6638937, with translation MWQSDDTLSSKLQNLQGREMEGQPKFYDRALDKPQVAIDGTDIRLMLIFCERYNCTIQADTTETSDWGYVYPNATGLGLVGMIMDRRNDFGIGGMYLWLEAYQTLDMTHFLGRSAVTCLVPSPNRRINWALPLEPFQAMLWLSVMLCLVMESLALAIARRFEDTMVTGKTGSSQGWQGWAKSIQFACVSTLKLFVNQSTSYITVSYTLRTILLASYMIDIILTTLYGGGLAAILTLPSFEEAADSRQRLYQHKLTWTGTSQVWITTIDSKSADPVLMGIMNQFRVYEASKIASYSRSEEMAFVLERVQFGHLANSEPIPNDALDRLKLMVDDIYFSLTVAYVPRLWPFLNVYNDYILAWHSSGFDKYWEWKIAADYMSAHRQNRMLGSQKLNLNLGPVKLGLDNFIGLIMLWLMGMVCSLLAFLAELWCISGQKNLPKQSNNQN